Proteins from a single region of candidate division WOR-3 bacterium:
- the phoU gene encoding phosphate signaling complex protein PhoU, with the protein MLHEKIEQLKENIISFSSLIEDMIVKSLNGLMSGDSMVLDEVIGKLENEANRKEVEIEKFCTHIVAQFGPKASDLRKVLMILEMNSDLERMGDHAVNIAQHSLFLIEKPKVKEYADLVKMKDDVLKMFKESIVSFIKEDIALAREVCANDDVVDDLKDSIIRELVVFMLADATTIERALKLINITHDLERIADLTTNIAEDVVFIGAGKTIKHNL; encoded by the coding sequence ATGCTTCATGAAAAAATCGAACAGCTTAAAGAAAACATCATTTCATTCTCTTCTCTGATAGAGGACATGATTGTTAAAAGCCTTAACGGACTCATGAGCGGAGACAGCATGGTTCTCGATGAAGTCATCGGCAAACTCGAAAACGAAGCGAACAGAAAAGAAGTCGAAATAGAAAAGTTTTGCACTCACATAGTGGCTCAATTCGGACCTAAGGCATCCGATCTCAGAAAAGTTCTGATGATACTTGAAATGAACAGCGACTTGGAAAGAATGGGCGATCACGCTGTCAATATAGCCCAACATTCGCTTTTTCTTATCGAAAAACCGAAAGTCAAAGAATATGCCGATCTTGTAAAAATGAAAGATGATGTCCTGAAGATGTTCAAGGAAAGTATAGTTTCGTTTATAAAAGAAGACATCGCCCTTGCGCGGGAAGTATGCGCCAACGACGATGTCGTAGATGATTTAAAAGACAGCATAATCAGGGAACTTGTAGTCTTCATGCTCGCTGACGCCACTACCATTGAAAGAGCGCTGAAGCTTATAAACATCACTCACGATCTCGAGAGAATTGCCGATCTTACTACAAACATAGCTGAAGATGTCGTTTTCATCGGAGCGGGAAAAACGATAAAACACA